One Hordeum vulgare subsp. vulgare chromosome 4H, MorexV3_pseudomolecules_assembly, whole genome shotgun sequence DNA window includes the following coding sequences:
- the LOC123448010 gene encoding uncharacterized protein LOC123448010 has product MACHQRSASLPSISHSSGVEVELQSLKSCISSPSATIGTMCSGYARLGDIYKCIEEIMGFPSNQVGLSSPQNKKMVEEELERSLMLIDLCNSMQENIAGLKMSTQELQLVLKRGDDAAVQLKAESFIRLAKQAQKPFKKIASSKAIAEDCRLVRLLAEAREISVSLLESTSQLLPKQFATTKGSKWSLVQKRKVICEEEQLQVLERSVGDLENGSELLFRRLIQSRVSLLNILSS; this is encoded by the coding sequence ATGGCTTGCCATCAAAGATCTGCAAGTTTGCCTTCTATCTCTCACTCCAGTGGAGTAGAGGTTGAGCTGCAGAGCCTGAAATCATGCATCTCTTCACCCTCTGCAACCATTGGCACAATGTGTAGTGGTTACGCAAGGCTTGGAGACATCTACAAGTGCATAGAGGAGATCATGGGCTTTCCCAGCAACCAAGTTGGTCTCTCCTCcccacaaaacaagaaaatggtGGAAGAGGAACTGGAAAGGTCCCTCATGCTGATCGATCTCTGCAATTCCATGCAAGAGAATATAGCAGGGCTGAAAATGAGTACCCAGGAGCTGCAACTGGTTCTCAAAAGAGGAGATGATGCGGCTGTTCAGCTCAAGGCCGAGTCTTTCATTCGCCTCGCGAAGCAGGCACAGAAGCCTTTCAAGAAGATCGCAAGCAGCAAAGCTATTGCTGAGGATTGCAGGCTGGTCAGGCTACTGGCGGAAGCCAGAGAGATATCTGTCTCTCTACTGGAGTCCACGTCGCAGCTGTTGCCGAAGCAGTtcgccaccaccaaaggaagcaaATGGTCTCTTGTCCAGAAAAGAAAGGTCATTTGCGAGGAGGAACAGTTGCAGGTGCTAGAGCGAAGCGTGGGAGATCTTGAGAACGGTTCAGAGCTTCTGTTCAGGAGATTGATCCAAAGCAGGGTTTCTCTCCTGAACATTCTCAGCTCGTAG